Proteins found in one Nissabacter sp. SGAir0207 genomic segment:
- a CDS encoding phage baseplate assembly protein V: MDFPRLYRQLKMLLGIGRVTGMNDDGVIQILQYRTPLDVRGGTPRMAEFGFSSAPPIGSDVVVLSLGGDRSSQVIIGTNHKASRHTGLQAGESVVYNETAQFIKLTATGIEVEANGQPVTVSNATLVTINATDSVVMNTPKLQVNGDVIATGNITDNSGSNSATVKQLRDAYDSHTHIVKGVETGGGSVTSQAPGATV; this comes from the coding sequence ATGGATTTCCCTCGTCTTTACCGGCAGCTAAAAATGCTGTTGGGGATCGGTCGCGTCACGGGAATGAATGACGACGGCGTGATCCAAATCCTGCAATACCGCACCCCGTTGGACGTGCGCGGAGGCACCCCGCGCATGGCCGAATTTGGGTTTTCCTCTGCGCCCCCGATCGGCAGCGATGTTGTGGTTCTGAGCCTCGGCGGTGACCGTTCCAGCCAGGTGATTATTGGCACCAACCACAAAGCATCTCGCCATACTGGCCTGCAAGCTGGGGAATCCGTTGTTTATAACGAGACCGCTCAGTTTATCAAGCTGACTGCCACCGGCATCGAGGTAGAGGCCAACGGCCAGCCGGTTACGGTCTCGAATGCCACCCTAGTCACCATTAATGCGACCGATAGCGTAGTGATGAACACACCGAAATTACAGGTCAATGGCGATGTCATCGCCACGGGCAATATCACAGACAACAGCGGCAGCAACAGCGCCACGGTGAAGCAGCTGCGTGACGCCTACGACAGCCACACGCACATTGTGAAGGGCGTAGAGACGGGTGGCGGCTCTGTTACGTCGCAAGCACCGGGGGCAACGGTCTGA
- a CDS encoding phage baseplate assembly protein, with product MTDELSLTINGKILSGWDSVRVTRSIECLPSDFDLGLMDYYPGSDEKQIVKPGSACVVKIGEDTVLTGYIDRWSPMISRARHAVRAVGRSKCADLVDCSAYWKNNVISEVTPLQIAQKLAQPYGITVSSDVAFKTVVPQFTLNWGESSQEVIDRISRWAAVLYYDLPDGSLYLTRVGTKQAASGVKQGQNIQAAAYESSMDERFSVYTGVSMSVNPINELGGDAGYESVAVASATDPEAGAMRYRNRTVIVESTMLASDKAQQCIDWEMNRRYGRAKRLRVTVDSWRDSAGKLWEPNTLIPISLPVFGLDDELWLLGEVTFCKDEQGTVAEMVLMPPAAFSVEPYQFYADYREFT from the coding sequence GTGACTGATGAACTGAGCCTGACCATTAACGGCAAGATCTTATCTGGCTGGGATTCGGTACGGGTGACGCGCAGCATTGAATGCCTGCCGTCAGACTTTGACCTGGGGCTAATGGATTATTACCCCGGCAGTGATGAAAAACAGATCGTTAAACCGGGTAGCGCCTGCGTGGTGAAAATTGGCGAGGACACCGTTCTGACCGGCTACATAGACCGCTGGTCACCGATGATTTCTCGTGCCCGGCATGCGGTGCGCGCCGTAGGACGCAGTAAATGCGCGGATCTGGTGGATTGCTCTGCCTACTGGAAAAACAACGTCATCAGCGAAGTCACTCCCCTGCAAATCGCACAAAAGCTGGCACAGCCCTACGGCATCACTGTTTCCAGCGATGTGGCGTTTAAGACCGTTGTTCCACAGTTCACCCTTAACTGGGGCGAGTCATCACAGGAAGTGATTGACCGGATCTCCCGCTGGGCCGCTGTTCTGTATTACGACCTGCCGGATGGCAGTCTCTACCTGACGCGCGTCGGGACGAAGCAGGCCGCTAGCGGCGTGAAGCAGGGGCAGAATATCCAGGCCGCTGCCTATGAAAGCAGTATGGATGAGCGCTTCTCGGTCTATACCGGTGTGTCGATGAGCGTGAACCCCATTAATGAGCTGGGAGGCGATGCCGGCTATGAGTCTGTAGCTGTGGCCTCCGCGACGGATCCCGAGGCCGGCGCGATGCGCTACCGGAACCGCACCGTGATTGTGGAAAGCACCATGCTGGCCAGCGACAAGGCCCAGCAGTGCATTGACTGGGAGATGAACCGCCGCTATGGGCGTGCCAAGCGCCTACGGGTAACGGTGGATAGCTGGCGCGACAGCGCTGGGAAGCTATGGGAGCCAAACACGCTGATCCCGATTTCGCTGCCCGTGTTTGGGCTGGATGACGAACTCTGGCTGCTGGGAGAGGTGACGTTCTGCAAAGATGAGCAGGGCACGGTAGCCGAAATGGTCCTGATGCCGCCCGCCGCATTTAGCGTTGAACCTTACCAGTTCTACGCCGATTACAGAGAATTTACCTGA